A single genomic interval of Patescibacteria group bacterium harbors:
- the dnaJ gene encoding molecular chaperone DnaJ: MTDYYKILGVDKGASEEEIKRAYRQAAQKYHPDKPGGNAEKFKEISEAYQTLSDPEKRKLYEEYGSAFKNAKTQGGFSGFDNFRDFASYAEAMKNQGERGNAYGGEDFGFGDLGDIFNSFFSSQGRPASGWGFGQTHQSRTQHGRNIEIEITVNFFESVFGVEKDIEFEKYVKCEKCSGNGLEPGSKFSTCKTCNGQGQVIKTQSTFLGTFQSAEVCSSCHGEGQIAEKKCSHCRGEGRVKQFSKIKIKIPAGISSGQTIRLSGQGEAGKKSGRAGDLYVRVKVTSDIRFNRQGDDILSEKEISVSQAILGGVVEVETIDGMVKLKIAPGTTSGQEIRLKGRGVIHLNSHGRGDHIVTVKIQIPKSLTRKQKDILETLSKEGL, encoded by the coding sequence ATGACTGACTACTACAAAATATTGGGGGTTGATAAGGGCGCTTCGGAAGAAGAAATAAAGAGGGCTTATCGCCAGGCGGCGCAAAAATATCATCCGGATAAACCGGGTGGTAATGCGGAAAAATTCAAAGAAATAAGCGAAGCTTATCAAACTCTTTCTGATCCTGAAAAAAGAAAGTTGTATGAAGAATACGGCTCGGCTTTTAAAAATGCCAAAACTCAAGGCGGTTTTAGCGGTTTTGATAATTTCCGTGATTTTGCCAGTTATGCCGAGGCAATGAAAAATCAAGGCGAAAGAGGAAATGCTTATGGCGGAGAAGATTTTGGTTTTGGAGATTTGGGAGATATTTTCAACAGTTTTTTTTCGTCCCAAGGACGACCAGCCTCGGGCTGGGGCTTCGGTCAAACCCATCAATCAAGGACACAACATGGCAGGAATATTGAAATAGAAATAACGGTTAATTTTTTTGAATCGGTTTTTGGTGTTGAAAAAGATATTGAATTTGAAAAATATGTTAAATGCGAAAAATGCAGTGGCAACGGTTTGGAACCGGGCAGCAAATTTTCCACTTGTAAAACTTGCAACGGACAAGGACAAGTAATTAAAACTCAATCAACATTTTTAGGAACTTTTCAAAGCGCTGAAGTTTGCTCGTCATGTCACGGCGAAGGACAAATTGCGGAAAAAAAATGCAGTCATTGCCGGGGCGAAGGCAGAGTAAAACAATTTTCAAAAATTAAAATAAAAATTCCAGCCGGAATCAGCAGCGGGCAGACAATCAGATTATCGGGTCAGGGCGAAGCGGGTAAAAAAAGCGGCCGAGCCGGAGATTTATATGTTAGAGTTAAAGTAACTTCAGATATTCGTTTCAATCGCCAAGGAGATGATATTTTATCCGAAAAAGAAATTTCCGTTTCTCAAGCAATTTTGGGCGGAGTGGTTGAAGTGGAAACCATTGACGGAATGGTAAAATTAAAAATTGCGCCCGGTACTACATCGGGTCAAGAAATCCGTTTAAAAGGAAGAGGAGTTATTCATTTGAATTCTCACGGCCGAGGCGATCATATTGTTACGGTTAAAATTCAAATACCCAAGTCATTAACCAGAAAGCAAAAAGATATTTTAGAAACCTTGTCCAAAGAAGGATTGTAA
- a CDS encoding GIY-YIG nuclease family protein → MPSNTTSSIFFYYVYVLESSKDREKYIGFTSNLKKRIEEHKKGLSSATKLRLPLKLIYYEACSNLQDAKRREQYLKGTQGRRFLGLRLQEYKRNQKAFGSGR, encoded by the coding sequence ATGCCCAGTAATACAACTTCCAGTATATTCTTCTATTACGTTTATGTTTTGGAAAGCTCCAAAGATAGGGAAAAGTATATTGGGTTTACCTCAAATCTCAAGAAAAGGATAGAAGAACATAAAAAAGGCCTATCTTCCGCCACTAAACTACGTTTACCCTTAAAGCTTATTTATTATGAGGCATGCTCAAATTTACAAGATGCCAAACGCCGTGAACAATATCTAAAAGGCACCCAAGGACGTCGATTCCTTGGTTTAAGACTTCAAGAGTATAAACGCAATCAGAAAGCGTTTGGCTCTGGAAGATGA
- a CDS encoding CvpA family protein, translated as MTFFDLVLLLVLFGFIWFNFWQGLVTSLGGIISLILGVTFATRWYDIIASNFLVSIIHNQNISRLIAFILIFIIARFIVILIFKIINKIFDLLSLIPFLQPINHLGGGIFGLIEGGLSIGLVLDFLSKFPWGNWLAKLLASSNIAPILVKFSHILSPLLPEVFKQIKSLI; from the coding sequence ATGACATTTTTTGATTTAGTTTTATTATTAGTCCTTTTTGGTTTTATTTGGTTTAATTTTTGGCAAGGCTTGGTTACCAGTCTGGGCGGAATTATCAGTTTAATTTTGGGCGTAACTTTTGCCACCCGTTGGTATGATATAATTGCTTCAAATTTTTTAGTTTCAATAATTCATAATCAGAATATTTCAAGGCTTATTGCTTTTATTCTGATTTTTATTATTGCTCGTTTTATTGTAATTTTAATATTCAAAATTATAAATAAAATTTTTGATTTACTGTCTCTGATTCCGTTTCTACAACCCATTAATCATTTAGGCGGAGGAATTTTTGGTTTAATAGAAGGAGGACTGTCGATTGGTCTAGTTTTAGATTTTTTAAGCAAATTTCCTTGGGGGAATTGGTTGGCTAAACTTTTAGCCTCTTCAAATATTGCTCCGATTCTGGTAAAATTCAGTCATATTTTATCTCCGCTTTTGCCCGAAGTTTTCAAACAAATTAAATCTTTAATATAA
- the metG gene encoding methionine--tRNA ligase, which produces MNNKFYITTPIYYVNDKPHVGGAYTTIAADVLARFHRMKGDQVFFLTGTDEHGEKIAISAEANHKTPKEWCDENSAKYEEAWDVLKISHDNFIRTTDPKHEKAVVKVLEKLFEKKLIYTGTYQGLYCIDCERYYTPKELVDGKCPFHHHELVTLSEDCYFFKLSAFQDILLKLISSNEFLIEPEERKNEILGFLKSEKLEDLAVSRKKVKWGIEFPLNKEQTIYVWVDALFNYLSGIDWDGDVKKLPKFWPPEVQLIGKDILRFHAVMWPALLLALELPLPKKLFAHGFFTVNGQKMSKSLGTGVNPEELAVTFGADSLRWLLLSLFPFGQDGDLSESRLYDKYNSDLSNGLGNLVRRVLTLAQDGSEFVSSKIINVEFKEKIDSVWQKYEKALDGLHFEIAIAQINDLIFFCDKYINQEEPWKLSKTNPEKLKDVLYNLLESLRHLSCLAWPFMPDKSNLILESLGILNQEHKKSLSEIKKFGEVNFEKVSQGKVLFPKIESVK; this is translated from the coding sequence ATGAATAATAAATTTTATATCACTACTCCCATTTATTACGTTAATGATAAGCCTCATGTCGGAGGAGCATACACGACAATCGCGGCTGATGTTTTAGCGCGATTTCATCGAATGAAAGGCGATCAAGTTTTTTTCTTGACCGGCACTGACGAGCATGGTGAAAAAATAGCTATTTCCGCTGAAGCCAATCATAAAACTCCAAAAGAATGGTGCGATGAAAATTCCGCCAAATATGAAGAAGCTTGGGATGTTTTAAAAATTTCTCATGATAATTTTATCAGAACCACGGATCCAAAGCATGAAAAAGCAGTAGTGAAAGTTTTGGAAAAATTATTTGAAAAAAAATTAATTTATACAGGAACCTACCAGGGGCTTTATTGTATAGATTGCGAAAGATATTATACGCCCAAAGAATTGGTTGACGGTAAATGTCCGTTTCATCATCATGAATTAGTAACACTCTCAGAAGATTGTTACTTTTTTAAATTATCAGCCTTTCAGGATATTTTGTTAAAATTGATTTCCAGTAATGAATTTTTAATTGAACCGGAAGAAAGAAAAAATGAAATTTTAGGTTTTTTAAAATCTGAAAAATTAGAAGACTTGGCTGTTTCCAGAAAAAAGGTAAAATGGGGTATTGAATTCCCACTGAACAAAGAACAAACTATTTATGTTTGGGTTGACGCATTGTTTAATTATTTATCAGGTATTGATTGGGATGGCGACGTTAAAAAATTGCCGAAATTTTGGCCGCCGGAGGTGCAATTAATCGGCAAGGATATTTTACGTTTTCATGCCGTAATGTGGCCGGCACTTCTTTTGGCTCTGGAATTGCCTTTGCCGAAAAAACTTTTTGCTCACGGATTTTTTACCGTTAATGGCCAAAAAATGTCCAAATCTTTAGGCACGGGAGTTAATCCGGAAGAATTAGCTGTAACTTTTGGCGCTGATTCTCTAAGATGGTTATTGCTTTCTTTATTTCCTTTTGGCCAGGACGGAGATCTCTCAGAGTCAAGACTTTATGATAAATATAATTCCGATTTATCCAATGGTTTAGGAAATTTAGTCAGACGAGTTTTGACTTTAGCTCAAGACGGCTCGGAATTTGTCTCTTCCAAAATTATTAATGTTGAATTCAAAGAAAAAATTGATTCTGTTTGGCAAAAATACGAAAAAGCTTTGGACGGACTGCATTTTGAAATAGCTATTGCGCAAATCAATGATTTGATTTTTTTCTGCGATAAATATATCAATCAGGAAGAACCTTGGAAATTGTCAAAAACAAATCCGGAAAAACTGAAAGATGTATTATATAATCTACTTGAATCTTTACGACATTTATCATGTTTGGCTTGGCCGTTTATGCCGGATAAGAGTAATTTAATATTGGAATCTTTGGGAATTTTAAATCAGGAACACAAGAAAAGTCTTTCAGAAATAAAAAAATTCGGTGAAGTAAATTTTGAAAAAGTCAGCCAAGGAAAAGTTTTATTTCCGAAAATTGAGAGTGTTAAATAA
- the rsmI gene encoding 16S rRNA (cytidine(1402)-2'-O)-methyltransferase, translated as MLYIVATPIGNLQDVTLRALEILKEADFILCEDTRHSRIFLDHYQIKIPTISYHQHSKLSKMDYILELIQQGKNLALICDAGTPGISDPGNKLISHLVAQLPDLKIISIPGPAAVISALSISGFETDKFIFLGFPPHKKGRKTFFEQAAEFKYTLAFYESPYRILKALNEMANLENFKDRELMVARELTKKFESIYRGTAENIINNLPKNEIKGEFVVVVRAKK; from the coding sequence ATGTTATATATTGTTGCCACTCCTATTGGAAATTTACAGGACGTTACCCTAAGAGCATTAGAAATATTGAAAGAGGCAGATTTTATACTTTGCGAAGACACTCGTCATAGCCGAATTTTTTTAGATCATTATCAAATAAAAATTCCAACCATCAGTTATCACCAGCATTCCAAATTATCTAAAATGGACTATATTTTGGAATTGATTCAACAGGGTAAAAATTTGGCCTTGATTTGTGATGCCGGCACACCCGGTATTTCCGACCCGGGAAATAAACTAATCAGTCATTTGGTTGCGCAATTACCTGATTTGAAAATTATTTCCATTCCCGGACCGGCTGCTGTTATTTCAGCTTTAAGCATCTCCGGATTTGAAACCGACAAATTTATTTTTTTAGGTTTTCCTCCTCATAAAAAGGGGAGGAAAACATTTTTTGAACAAGCAGCTGAATTCAAATATACTCTTGCTTTTTATGAATCGCCTTATCGGATTTTAAAAGCTTTAAATGAAATGGCGAATTTGGAAAATTTTAAAGACAGGGAATTAATGGTTGCCAGAGAATTGACGAAAAAATTTGAAAGTATTTATCGGGGAACGGCTGAGAATATAATAAACAACCTGCCCAAGAACGAAATCAAAGGAGAATTTGTGGTCGTGGTCAGGGCTAAAAAATAA
- the rpmG gene encoding 50S ribosomal protein L33: MSQENLIKLECTECHKINYYSKKNKKTIKERLQLKKYCRSCRKHVLHKETK; the protein is encoded by the coding sequence ATGTCTCAAGAAAATTTGATTAAATTAGAATGTACAGAGTGCCACAAGATAAACTATTATTCTAAAAAGAATAAAAAGACAATTAAGGAACGTCTTCAATTGAAAAAATATTGCCGTTCTTGCCGAAAACACGTTTTGCACAAAGAAACGAAATAG
- the pyrH gene encoding UMP kinase yields the protein MKRKEIVVLSLGGSIILTKEGRPDIPFLKSFKELIETEIKKGKQFIIVTGGGSLCRILNEEMAKDFSVSPENLDWLGISVTRVNAQLIKIVFGDLVMPEVVTDPTKKIVFNKKILLSGGWKPGRSTDFVATKLAEVYEANTVINLSNTDYVYDKDPRKFSDAQPIKKINWSRFRKEIVGTKWVPGLNKPFDPIASKLAEKLGLTVACLKGTDLQNLANFLEGRPFNGTVIEK from the coding sequence ATGAAAAGAAAGGAAATTGTAGTTTTAAGTTTAGGAGGATCAATTATCCTCACTAAAGAAGGTCGGCCGGACATTCCCTTTTTAAAAAGTTTCAAGGAATTAATTGAAACTGAAATTAAAAAAGGGAAACAGTTTATTATTGTTACCGGCGGTGGATCACTTTGCCGTATTCTTAATGAAGAAATGGCAAAAGATTTCTCCGTTTCTCCGGAAAATTTGGATTGGTTGGGTATTAGCGTCACCAGAGTTAACGCTCAATTAATAAAAATTGTTTTTGGCGATTTGGTGATGCCGGAAGTAGTTACTGACCCGACAAAGAAAATTGTTTTTAACAAAAAAATTCTTTTGTCCGGCGGTTGGAAACCGGGCCGATCCACTGATTTTGTGGCGACAAAATTAGCCGAGGTTTATGAGGCAAATACGGTAATAAATCTGAGCAATACTGATTATGTTTATGACAAAGATCCGCGGAAATTTTCTGACGCTCAGCCAATTAAAAAAATTAATTGGAGCCGTTTTCGCAAGGAAATTGTTGGCACAAAATGGGTGCCGGGTTTAAATAAGCCTTTTGACCCAATTGCCAGTAAATTGGCAGAGAAATTAGGCCTTACAGTCGCTTGTTTAAAGGGGACTGATCTCCAGAATTTAGCCAATTTTTTGGAAGGAAGACCTTTCAACGGCACAGTAATTGAAAAATAA